The following are encoded together in the Oscarella lobularis chromosome 10, ooOscLobu1.1, whole genome shotgun sequence genome:
- the LOC136192503 gene encoding uncharacterized protein, which translates to MSSPRVSTISRKTNETDISIRLDLDGTGTSDIDTGIGFLDHMLTALSKHSRFDLRLKCVGDLHVDDHHSVEDCAIVLGLAFKAALADKRGIARFGHAYAPLDESLSRAVVDISGRPYADVNLELKREKIGSLSCEMLPHFLTSFATSALITLHVDVIKGRNDHHRAEASFKALALALRAAVRTDTTAGIPSTKGVI; encoded by the coding sequence ATGTCTTCTCCACGtgtttcgacgatttcgagaaAAACCAACGAGACGGACATCTCTATTCGACTCGATCTTGACGGCACGGGCACGAGCGACATCGATACGGGCATCGGATTTCTCGATCACATGCTAACGGCCCTATCGAAGCACTCGCGCTTCGATTTGCGCCTAAAATGCGTTGGCGATcttcacgtcgacgatcatcACAGCGTCGAGGACTGCGCAATCGTTCTCGGGCTCGCGTTCAAGGCGGCGCTCGCCGATAAGCGCGGAATCGCTCGATTTGGCCACGCTTACGCTCCACTCGACGAATCGCTATCTCGAGCCGTTGTTGATATCTCCGGACGCCCGTATGCAGACGTCAATTTGGAATTGAAGAGGGAAAAAATCGGATCGTTGTCGTGCGAAATGTTGCCGcactttttgacgtcattcgccACTTCCGCTTTGATTACGTtgcacgttgacgtcataaaggGAAGAAATGATCATCACAGGGCCGAGGCGTCGTTCAAAGCGCTGGCTCTCGCTCTACGAGCAGCTGTGAGAACAGATACGACGGCAGGCATACCAAGCACAAAAGGAGTCATCtag
- the LOC136192480 gene encoding F-box/WD repeat-containing protein 7-like isoform X2, translating into MYGAQREHPRASFRPISTPLSRLTRRKLENSLRIENQRIYRPKSALITTKDDVKELSKHEIVLPSLSSKFYVAPTSARSEGRRLDQRSHMLLKDMSFACFHGNEDETIRKSRLRLRSAPPILIREHESSHGPSTEEVLSRTKQTLHWFSKYWSEKERAIALTEIVQLLNSKQLYHLAGLLSLTQYRDFIALLPKPLSVDILTYLSPKDVVAVQKVCRKWHKIGSSDEIWQAKCLESIINLTKDANTSWKELFVRNVILQSNRKKGKYESSRLLGHTEGVLCCAVEGRRLATGGLDKRIMLWDTRTGVPVMALLGHLRGIWCLSFHDRTLLVSGSHDSTIKIWNIRTGLCERTLLAHDGPVWCLAIRSATLVTGSHDKTMRLWNLRNCQCTKTLSEHTAPIFCVAFNEDGSQMFSGSADKTIRVWNPKKGICLRVLKASSTHSVMAVSYCSGLLASCANNVISLWDASSGVRIQTLIEHKQRIESLSLRIEKGRAGLWEGIIVSGGKDNLIKYWDIKKGECIKTLTGHKDEVSSVHFNGSVIVSTSHDKTVRLWNFKETEVSFRKRSAQAK; encoded by the exons ATGTACGGCGCTCAGCGCGAGCATCCGCGAGCGAGTTTCCGACCCATATCAACGCCGCTCAGCCGTTTGACGCGAAGAAAGCTCGAGAATTCGCTTCGAATCGAA AATCAACGGATTTATCGCCCCAAAAGCGCCCTAATAACGACGAAG GATGACGTAAAAGAACTCTCCAAGCACGAAATCGTCTTACCTTCGCTTTCGAGTAAATTTTATGTCGCTCCCACGTCCGCGCGCAGCGAAGGGCGTCGATTGGACCAGCGCTCGCACATGCTCTTGAAAGACATGAGCTTCGCTTGTTTCCACGgcaacgaagacgaaactATTAGAAAGTCGCGATTGCGACTGCGCAGCGCCCCGCCCATTTTAATACGAGAGCACGAAAGTTCGCACGGCCCCAGCACAGAAGAa GTTCTCAGTCGAACGAAACAGACGCTTCACTGGTTTTCTAAATATTGGTCAG AAAAAGAGAGGGCAATTGCTTTGACTGAGATTGTCCAGCTGCTAAATTCAAAGCAGTTGTATCACTTAGCAGGGCTTCTCTCTCTGACCCAATATCGGGATTTTATCGCACTTTTGCCCAAACCCTTATCCGTTGACATATTGACGTATCTTTCGccaaaagacgtcgtcgctgtgCAGAAa GTGTGTCGCAAGTGGCACAAAATTGGATCTAGCGACGAAATTTGGCAGGCAAAGTGCCTAGAGAGCATAATAA ATCTAACAAAAGACGCGAACACGAGCTGGAAAGAGTTATTCGTTCGCAACGTAATACTTCAGTCAAATCGAAAAAAGGGAAAATATGAATCCTCTCGATTACTCGGTCATACGGAAGG CGTCCTCTGCTGCGCCGTTGAAGGACGCAGACTTGCTACAGGAGGCCTCGATAAACGCATAAT GCTATGGGATACTCGTACGGGGGTTCCCGTTATGGCTTTGTTGGGACATCTG CGCGGTATTTGGTGCCTAAGTTTTCACGATCGCACTCTGTTAGTCAGCGGTTCCCATGACAGCACTATCAAG ATATGGAATATTCGTACGGGACTCTGTGAAAG aACTCTTCTCGCTCACGATGGCCCCGTATGGTGCCTGGCAATTCGCAGCGCAACGCTAGTGACAGGATCACATGATAAAACT ATGCGACTTTGGAACCTGCGCAATTGCCAGTGCACCAAAACTCTAAGCGAACACACAGCCCCGATTTTCTGCGTCGCGTTTAACGAGGACGGGTCTCAAATGTTCAGCGGGTCCGCAGACAAG ACAATTCGCGTGTGGAATCCCAAAAAGGGAATTTGCCTACGGGTTCTTAAGGCTAGTAGTACGCATTCCGTTATGGCAGTCAGTTATTGTAGC GGCTTACTTGCGAGTTGCGCCAATAATGTCATTTCGTTGTGGGACGCGTCTTCTGGCGTTCGAATTCAAACGCTCATAGAACACAAACAGAG AATTGAAAGCTTGAGCCTTCGCATTGAAAAGGGACGCGCGGGATTGTGGGAAGGGATAATAGTCAGCGGGGGCAAAGACAACCTAATCAAATACTGGGACATAAAAAA GGGCGAATGCATTAAAACACTGACTGGGCATAAGGACGAAGTGAGCAGCGTCCACTTCAACGGCTCAGTCATTGTCAGCACGTCGCATGACAAGACCGTACGACTATGGAACTTCAAAGAAACAGAGGTCTCGttcagaaaacgaagcgcgcaagcgaaataa
- the LOC136192472 gene encoding probable phospholipid-transporting ATPase IM translates to MSDFEASFSLPGSAELSTEPKSRRETGRETEVSKDNEMTEFVDAEETTSGTNIINSSEERKEDEEESEGRVVFANCPEKHVERDYDGNQIRTSRYTWYTFLPINLFEQFQRIANAYFLVLLILQVIPQISSLNPVSTVVPLALVLSATAIKDGYDDIVRHRSDREINCRMARVLRRDGLVTVQWSDVVVGDVLEVNNNDFIAADLLLLASSEENDLCYIETAELDGETNLKVRQALAETAAERGNFENFEGVICCEPPNNKLDRFDGRLEWKGKTYSLNNENMLLRGCRLRNTRKIHGLVIFAGHDTKLMQNSGKAPFKRTGIDRLMNLLVAMIFVILFVLCLICAVASSLWEASQGDDFQVYLPWQFNSSHAIATLQFFSYLIVMNTLVPISLYVSVEIIRLGLSWLIDWDVKMYHRESDTPAKARTTTLNEELGQIQYIFSDKTGTLTQNVMTFHMCSIGGKIYGEASKETEPKPVDFSFNENSDSDFVFYDEKLFTKFLDADPDVVNFFQLISLCHTVMPEVSEVNGKRKIIYQAQSPDEGALVSAAKNFGMTFLKREQSDIILEVHSQKGKSEERFELLAILDFDNVRKRMSVIARGPLPSKRIQILCKGADSAIFERLAPEEKENTATVLEHLHVFATEGLRTLCLASRDVSEEEWEIWKAKHHEASTSTVNRDEKLSDVYEEMEKNFKLLGVTAVEDKLQDGVPEAIARLAHAAIKIWVLTGDKEETAINIGYSCRLLTPQMKDPLIMRGRDKKTVKASLEEFHKTITDELRRAKGLAQGEDVADCPVDSSGFEREGVDVTDGIGDDEPSFALVVNGFSLTYALEDDLKDLFFKTASLCKAVICCRVTPLQKAEVVKLVKKKANAITLAIGDGANDVSMIKAAHIGVGISGKEGRQAVLSSDYSLAQFRYLERLLLIHGRWSYMRMAKFLTYFFYKNFAFTVCQFWYAWFCAFSAQTVYDDWFITLYNVIFTSLPVLALGIFEQDIPEEKCLRYPKLYVPGQQNRLFNKKIFLMSLLYGALASAGLFFIGYGFFSDSIDSNGRDSSGVDVFGDALAGTLVFVVNFQIGLETFYWTWLSHFFTWGSIAAWFAFMFVLYGPGLSSLFPAIFPSGATAPYVCSLTQFWLFLFVALAVCLAVTVTVKYLFSVFSPTLIELVRKDHGLECYTCAKSIVQAEAPVAPATPRVERQSTIRGTGYAFSQEPGFGSMIMDGRLSVMASRDEEDVDSIGPIVT, encoded by the exons ATGTCTG ACTTCGAAGCATCGTTCTCGCTGCCTGGAAGCGCCGAGCTGTCGACAGAGCCGAAatcgcgacgagaaacgggaCGAGAAACGGAAGTATCGAAGGACAACGAAATGACGGAATTCGTCGATGCAGAGGAGACTACAAGCGGAACGAACATCATCAATAGCTcggaagaaaggaaagaagacgaggaggaaaGCGAGggtcgcgtcgttttcgcgaatTGTCCCGAAAAACACGTCGAACGCGATTATGAC GGAAATCAAATTCGAACGTCGCGCTACACGTGGTACACCTTTTTACCAATCAATTTATTCGAGCAATTTCAGCGCATTGCGAACGCGtactttctcgttcttctcattcTTCAG GTCATTCCGCAAATTTCCTCATTGAATCCAGTCAGTACAGTAGTCCCTCTTGCTCTGGTACTAAGTGCCACAGCTATCAAAGACGGATACGATGACATT GTCAGGCATAGAAGCGATAGAGAAATCAATTGTAGAATGGCTCGCGTTTTGCGAAGGGATGg TCTTGTTACTGTTCAGTGGAGCGACGTTGTCGTGGGAGACGTTCTGGAAGTCAATAACAACGACTTCATAGCA GCTGATTTGCTGCTTCTTGCCTCgagtgaagaaaacgacttgTGCTACATAGAAACAGCTGAATTAGACgg AGAAACAAATTTAAAAGTAAGACAAGCATTGGCAGAAACAGCAGCCGAACGAGGAAATTTCGAAAATTTTGAAG GTGTGATTTGCTGTGAACCTCCAAATAACAAATTGGATCGATTTGACGGACGTCTGGAGTGGAAGGGCAAGACGTATTCGCTCAATAACGAGAATATGCTTCTGAGA GGCTGTCGATTGAGAAACACTCGCAAGATACATGGATTAGTCATATTTGCGGGCCACGACACGAAACTCATGCAAAATAGCG GAAAGGCTCCATTTAAACGTACGGGAATTGACAGATTGATGAACCTCTTAGTTGCAATG ATTTTTGTCATTCTGTTTGTTCTTTGTCTTATCTGTGCTGTAGCAAGTTCGCTATGGGAAGCCAGTCAAGGAGAC GATTTCCAAGTGTACCTTCCATGGCAATTCAATTCCTCTCACGCAATTGCAACGCTACAATTCTTTTCCTACCTCATTGTGATGAACACATTGGTTCCAATATCGCTTTACGTGAG TGTTGAAATCATTCGTCTTGGCTTGAGTTGGCTGATCGATTGGGACGTAAAAATGTATCATCGCGAGTCGGATACTCCGGCCAAAGCGAGAACCACAACGCTCAATGAAGAACTCGGGCAAATACAGTACATCTTTTCCGACaag ACGGGAACTCTGACGCAAAACGTCATGACGTTTCACATGTGTAGCATTGGCGGAAAAATCTACG GTGAAGCTTCCAAGGAGACGGAG CCTAAACCTGTGGACTTTTCCTTTAATGAGAATTCTGATAGCGACTTTGTTTTCTATGATGAAAAGCTGTTCACAAAATTTCTCGATGCTGATccg GACGTTGTAAActtttttcaattgattTCATTGTGTCACACCGTAATGCCAGAAGTATCGGAAGTGAACg gaaagagaaagatcaTATACCAAGCGCAGTCTCCCGATGAGGGTGCCTTGGTTTCAGCCGCGAAAAATTTTGGAATGACGTTTTTGAAAAGAGAACAGTCTGACATCATTTTAGAAGTTCATAGTCAAAAA ggGAAATCTGAGGAGCGATTTGAATTATTGGCTATATTGGATTTTGATAACGTGAGAAAGAGAATGTCGGTTATTGCAAGGGGCCCACTTCCGAGTaaaagaattcaaattctttgCAAGGGAGCAG atAGTGCCATTTTTGAAAGATTAGCTccggaagaaaaagaaaacacggCCACAGTTTTGGAACATCTACAC GTTTTTGCTACGGAAGGTTTGAGAACGCTTTGCCTTGCGAGCCGAGACGTCAGCGAAGAAGAATGGGAAATCTGGAAAGCAAAGCATCACGAAGCCAG TACTTCGACAGTCAATCGAGATGAAAAGCTTAGTGAC GTCTACGAGGAAATGGAAAAGAATTTTAAACTTCTCGGAGTGACGGCGGTCGAGGACAAACTTCAGGACGGCGTACCGGAAGCAATAGCTCGTCTTGCGCAT GCTGCTATAAAAATTTGGGTTTTGACGGGCGATAAAGAAG AAACTGCAATCAATATTGGCTATTCGTGCCGACTCTTGACGCCCCAAATGAAAGATCCTCTCATCATGAGAGGCCGCGACAAGAAAACGGTGAAAGCGTCACTGGAGGAATTCCATAAAACAATAACCGACGAACTGAGACGAGCAAAAGGATTGGCCCAAGGCGAAGACGTTGCCGACTGTCCCGTTGATTCATCTGGCTTCGAG cgTGAAGGTGTTGATGTTACTGATGGAATAGGGGATGACGAGCCTTCTTTTGCGCTCGTTGTAAACGGATTCAGCTTG aCGTACGCGTTGGAAGACGACTTGAAGGATTTGTTCTTCAAGACGGCGTCTCTTTGCAAGGCGGTCATCTGCTGCAGAGTGACGCCACTTCAAAAG GCGGAAGTTGTCAAACttgtgaagaaaaaggcgaacgcTATTACTCTCGCCATTGGAGACGGggccaatgacgtcagcatgATCAAAG CCGCTCACATTGGAGTTGGCATCAGCGGAAAAGAGGGAAGACAGGCTGTTCTATCCAGCGACTATTCTCTGGCTCAGTTTAG ATATCTGGAACGATTGTTATTAATTCACGGGCGCTGGTCATACATGCGAATGGCGAAATTTCTGACGTACTTTTTCTATAAGAACTTCGCCTTTACGGTTTGTCAATTCTGGTACGCTTGGTTCTGCGCTTTTTCCGCTCAG ACTGTTTACGATGATTGGTTCATTACGTTATACAACGTCATTTTCACGTCGTTACCCGTATTGGCTTTGGGAATATTCGAACAG gaCATTCCCGAAGAAAAGTGTCTCCGGTATCCCAAACTCTACGTTCCCGGCCAGCAGAATCGTCTCTTCAACAAAAAGATCTTTCTCATGAGTTTATTATACGGCGCTCTGGCGTCGGCCGGCCTCTTTTTCATTGGCTACGGCTTCTTCAGCGATTCGATCGACTCAAACGGAAGAGACTcaagcggcgtcgacgtctttggTGACGCTCTAGCCGGCACTCTCGtattcgtcgtcaattttcaA attgggCTCGAGACGTTTTATTGGACGTGGCTGTCTCATTTCTTCACGTGGGGAAGCATTGCCGCTTGGTTTGCCTTTATGTTCGTTCTCTACGGTCCCGGgctttcgtctctctttCCCGCTATCTTTCCGTCCGGTGCCACCGCTCCCTACGTTTGCTCTCTCACCCAATTCtggctctttctcttcgtcgccttggCCGTCTGTCTAGCCGTCACAGTCACCGTAAAATATCTCTTCAGCGTCTTTTCTCCGACGCTCATTGAGCTCGTACGTAAAGACCACGGTTTGGAGTGCTATACGTGCGCCAAATCGATCGTCCAAGCGGAAGCTCCGGTCGCTCCGGCGACGCCACGAGTTGAGAGACAATCTACAATCAGAGGAACGGGATACGCCTTTTCTCAAGAGCCTGGCTTTGGAAGCATGATTATGGACGGGAGGCTGTCCGTCATGGCAAGTCGCGATGAGGAGGACGTGGATTCTATTGGGCCAATTGTTACCTAG
- the LOC136192487 gene encoding cilia- and flagella-associated protein 53-like, with the protein MATATKRRVRESHGPTPHSVAIFARPPLTRPAEHLILERRKREEIRDIADSHVHYNKQADLKSTWEKSTDKKIQRNTVNRRVDGLLKQAETHLNIRRQKLRDLLASEEEFYLEEMLSKEETVLERQARMRERAKELKERRETERRKIVEEKLDRKWRDECEEVRAVMSQRHRDEIFADREEQVRRKEATKREERRVDRMYADLWEADKRAKERREEMEAAAKRDRNQEMVKVLEIQMAALDVQRNEEKKLKEQEAELLKEERELRKLEDRRRREEKLEGQQEMRKMLALSLKMKMKKQAREIQEELAIDMKILEEILEQTRNEAQSQLQRKKELREEMTRYRDYLREVREEEKRKEKELDDLLNAEVEKTWQKRVAQWKIEKQARDRLMKDVLAAREQQIKERLELNRREQEEARKEREEILRNIEEHKQLEAEQMEVTKRTAKRYQSDLLEQAKYQNMFKEREKKEIELEFARGQDAEREYQKKLQTVLNGKSSSMRPHPMKRY; encoded by the exons ATGGCGACAgcaacgaaacgtcgcgtCCGCGAAAGTCACGGTCCTACGCCTCATTCCGTGGCCATA TTTGCTCGGCCCCCTCTCACGCGTCCCGCCGAACATTTGATTCtcgagcgacgaaaacgcgaggaaATACGCGACATTGCCGACTCGCACGTCCACTACAACAAACAAGCCGACCTAAAG TCGACATGGGAAAAATCGACGGATAAAAAGATACAGAGAAACACGGTGAATCGGCGCGTGGACGGCCTTCTCAAGCAGGCAGAAACCCATCTCAATATCAGACGtcaaaa ACTCCGCGATTTGCTGGCAAGCGAGGAGGAATTCTATTTGGAAGAAATGCTCTCGAAAGAGGAGACGGTTTTAGAGCGGCAAGCTCGAATGCGCGAACGCGCAAAGGAACTCAAAGAGCGACGCGAAACGGAACGACGTaagatcgtcgaagagaaaCTGGATCGTAAGTGGCGCGACGAGTGCGAGGAAGTGCGCGCGGTAATGAGTCAGCGtcatcgcgacgaaatcttCGCGGATCGCGAGGAGCAAGTGCGACGCAAAgaggcgacgaaacgcgaggAACGTCGCGTGGATCGAATGTACGCCGACCTATGGGAAGCGGATAAACGAGCgaaggagaggagagaggaaatggaagcggcggcgaaacgagaCCGAAATCAAGAGATGGTTAAGGTTTTGGAAATTCAAATGGCTGCGTTGGACGTGCAGAGAAATGAGGAGAAGAAGCTTAAGGAACAAGAGGCTGAATTGCTT AAGGAGGAGAGAGAGCTGAGGAAGTTGGAGGATCGACGGAGACGGGAGGAGAAATTGGAAGGGCAGCAGGAAATGAGAAAAATGCTCGCTCTTTCATTAAaaatgaagatgaagaaacag gcgagagaaaTTCAAGAAGAATTGGCAATCGATATGAAGATTCTAGAGGAGATATTGGAGCAGACAAGAAACGAAGCTCAGTCTCAGTTACAAAGAAAG AAAGAGCTGCGAGAGGAAATGACGCGATATCGCGATTATTTGCGAGAAgttcgagaagaagagaagcgaaaggaaaaagaattgGACGACTTATTGAATGCGGaa GTGGAAAAAACGTGGCAGAAACGAGTCGCCCAATGGAAAATCGAGAAACAAGCGCGAGATCGACTGATGAAAGACGTTTTGGCGGCTCGAGAGCAACAAATCAAAGAGAGAC TTGAACTAAATCGACGAGAGCAGGAAGAAGCCAGGAAAGAGAGGGAAGAGATCCTGCGCAATATTGAGGAACATAAACAATTGGAAGCCGAACAGATGGAAGTCACAAAACGA ACGGCGAAGCGCTATCAAAGCGATTTACTCGAACAGGCGAAATACCAAAACATGTTCAaagaacgcgagaaaaaggaaatcgaattGGAATTCGCTCGCGGACAG GATGCTGAAAGGGAGTATCAAAAAAAGCTACAGACCGTCCTAAACGGCaagtcttcgtcgatgagaCCGCATCCAATGAAGAGGTACTGA
- the LOC136192492 gene encoding uncharacterized protein — protein MEAFDLDMDERAEIHTKQLLTNAVRDPIHTLRHDDAVRHVVFSPIEATLCSACDDGSVSLWGAVDGNLIYRLDNWHPGGTTCVAYSPPPDGGLIASCGVDARVQVWINDGAPPTRSEALHGHTQTVWKCTFNAEGNQLATCSHDKTVRLWDVDRLESTGSTLIGHDDAVVTCEFSPDSRSVCSGSFDGTVRVWDVRTGECAHVLRGHDGWVTSCSFSPDGRTIASCSSDCTVRLWTTTTGRNVAVAEDHSSDVNVCRFDERGTVLASASSDGTVLLWDIETGHSRMSLDGHDDVVSSIAFSEDGTRIVTASQDRFVRLWDTGSGDLLEILSGHEDKILSCDITPDGRYLAASSRDQTVRVWDVKGTLKRKRKNGSVRESWYQKCTIS, from the coding sequence ATGGAGGCCTTTGATTTGGATATGGACGAGCGTGCCGAAATACACACGAAACAACTCCTAACGAACGCCGTACGCGATCCAATCCACACCcttcgtcacgacgacgccgtacgacacgtcgtcttctcgcccATCGAAGCGACGCTCTGTTCagcgtgcgacgacggctcCGTATCCCTATGgggtgccgtcgacggcaaccTCATCTATCGACTCGACAACTGGCACCCGGGCGGCACGACGTGCGTCGCctattcgccgccgcccgacgGCGGTCTCATCGCGTCGTgtggcgtcgacgcgagagTGCAGGTGTGGATCAACGACGgcgcgccgccgacgcgttCGGAGGCGCTGCACGGACACACGCAGACCGTGTGGAAATGCACGTTCAACGCCGAGGGAAATCAATTGGCCACTTGCTCGCACGACAAAACGGTACGACTTTGGGATGTGGATCGATTAGAGTCGACCGGATCGACTCTAATCGgacacgacgacgccgtcgtcacgtgCGAATTCTCGCCGGATTCGCGATCGGTGTGCTCGGGTTCGTTCGACGGGACGGTGCGCGTTTGGGACGTGCGAACGGGCGAGTGCGCGCACGTTCTGCGCGGACACGACGGCTGGGTGACGTCGTGTTCGTTTTCGCCCGACGGTCGAACGATCGCCTCCTGTTCGTCCGACTGCACCGTTCGACtgtggacgacgacgacaggtcgcaacgtcgccgtcgccgaagatCACTCGTCGGACGTGAACGTGTgccgattcgacgaacgCGGCACCGTGCTCGCGTCCGCATcgagcgacggcaccgtGCTCTTGTGGGACATCGAAACGGGGCACAGTCGAATGTCGCTCGACggtcacgacgacgtcgtctcgtcgatcgcttTCAGCGAGGACGGCACGCGCATCGTCACCGCCTCGCAGGATCGTTTCGTGCGTCTCTGGGACACGGGAAGCGGCGATTTACTCGAAATTCTCAGCGGACACGAGGACAAAATACTCTCGTGCGACATTACGCCGGACGGACGTTATCTCGCCGCGTCGTCTCGCGATCAGACCGTGCGCGTGTGGGACGTTAAGGGAACgttgaaacgaaagagaaaaaacggttCGGTTAGGGAGAGTTGGTATCAGAAGTGTACAATATCGTAG
- the LOC136192480 gene encoding F-box/WD repeat-containing protein 7-like isoform X1, translated as MQTSKDILSTSVDGKRLKFCRQLDFVTSWWKEFDDSHVCNALDDLLPFCSPEEVRKLASVIEPIFHRDFMYGAQREHPRASFRPISTPLSRLTRRKLENSLRIENQRIYRPKSALITTKDDVKELSKHEIVLPSLSSKFYVAPTSARSEGRRLDQRSHMLLKDMSFACFHGNEDETIRKSRLRLRSAPPILIREHESSHGPSTEEVLSRTKQTLHWFSKYWSEKERAIALTEIVQLLNSKQLYHLAGLLSLTQYRDFIALLPKPLSVDILTYLSPKDVVAVQKVCRKWHKIGSSDEIWQAKCLESIINLTKDANTSWKELFVRNVILQSNRKKGKYESSRLLGHTEGVLCCAVEGRRLATGGLDKRIMLWDTRTGVPVMALLGHLRGIWCLSFHDRTLLVSGSHDSTIKIWNIRTGLCERTLLAHDGPVWCLAIRSATLVTGSHDKTMRLWNLRNCQCTKTLSEHTAPIFCVAFNEDGSQMFSGSADKTIRVWNPKKGICLRVLKASSTHSVMAVSYCSGLLASCANNVISLWDASSGVRIQTLIEHKQRIESLSLRIEKGRAGLWEGIIVSGGKDNLIKYWDIKKGECIKTLTGHKDEVSSVHFNGSVIVSTSHDKTVRLWNFKETEVSFRKRSAQAK; from the exons ATGCAAACGAGCAAAGACATTCTATCGACTAGCGTGGACGGAAAGAGACTAAAATTTTGCCGCCAGCTCGACTTCGTGACGAGCTGGTGGAAAGAGTTCGACGATTCGCAC GTATGTAATGCTTTGGACGACCTTCTGCCCTTCTGCAGCCCCGAGGAAGTACGAAAACTCGCGTCG GTGATAGAACCCATATTTCACCGCGATTTTATGTACGGCGCTCAGCGCGAGCATCCGCGAGCGAGTTTCCGACCCATATCAACGCCGCTCAGCCGTTTGACGCGAAGAAAGCTCGAGAATTCGCTTCGAATCGAA AATCAACGGATTTATCGCCCCAAAAGCGCCCTAATAACGACGAAG GATGACGTAAAAGAACTCTCCAAGCACGAAATCGTCTTACCTTCGCTTTCGAGTAAATTTTATGTCGCTCCCACGTCCGCGCGCAGCGAAGGGCGTCGATTGGACCAGCGCTCGCACATGCTCTTGAAAGACATGAGCTTCGCTTGTTTCCACGgcaacgaagacgaaactATTAGAAAGTCGCGATTGCGACTGCGCAGCGCCCCGCCCATTTTAATACGAGAGCACGAAAGTTCGCACGGCCCCAGCACAGAAGAa GTTCTCAGTCGAACGAAACAGACGCTTCACTGGTTTTCTAAATATTGGTCAG AAAAAGAGAGGGCAATTGCTTTGACTGAGATTGTCCAGCTGCTAAATTCAAAGCAGTTGTATCACTTAGCAGGGCTTCTCTCTCTGACCCAATATCGGGATTTTATCGCACTTTTGCCCAAACCCTTATCCGTTGACATATTGACGTATCTTTCGccaaaagacgtcgtcgctgtgCAGAAa GTGTGTCGCAAGTGGCACAAAATTGGATCTAGCGACGAAATTTGGCAGGCAAAGTGCCTAGAGAGCATAATAA ATCTAACAAAAGACGCGAACACGAGCTGGAAAGAGTTATTCGTTCGCAACGTAATACTTCAGTCAAATCGAAAAAAGGGAAAATATGAATCCTCTCGATTACTCGGTCATACGGAAGG CGTCCTCTGCTGCGCCGTTGAAGGACGCAGACTTGCTACAGGAGGCCTCGATAAACGCATAAT GCTATGGGATACTCGTACGGGGGTTCCCGTTATGGCTTTGTTGGGACATCTG CGCGGTATTTGGTGCCTAAGTTTTCACGATCGCACTCTGTTAGTCAGCGGTTCCCATGACAGCACTATCAAG ATATGGAATATTCGTACGGGACTCTGTGAAAG aACTCTTCTCGCTCACGATGGCCCCGTATGGTGCCTGGCAATTCGCAGCGCAACGCTAGTGACAGGATCACATGATAAAACT ATGCGACTTTGGAACCTGCGCAATTGCCAGTGCACCAAAACTCTAAGCGAACACACAGCCCCGATTTTCTGCGTCGCGTTTAACGAGGACGGGTCTCAAATGTTCAGCGGGTCCGCAGACAAG ACAATTCGCGTGTGGAATCCCAAAAAGGGAATTTGCCTACGGGTTCTTAAGGCTAGTAGTACGCATTCCGTTATGGCAGTCAGTTATTGTAGC GGCTTACTTGCGAGTTGCGCCAATAATGTCATTTCGTTGTGGGACGCGTCTTCTGGCGTTCGAATTCAAACGCTCATAGAACACAAACAGAG AATTGAAAGCTTGAGCCTTCGCATTGAAAAGGGACGCGCGGGATTGTGGGAAGGGATAATAGTCAGCGGGGGCAAAGACAACCTAATCAAATACTGGGACATAAAAAA GGGCGAATGCATTAAAACACTGACTGGGCATAAGGACGAAGTGAGCAGCGTCCACTTCAACGGCTCAGTCATTGTCAGCACGTCGCATGACAAGACCGTACGACTATGGAACTTCAAAGAAACAGAGGTCTCGttcagaaaacgaagcgcgcaagcgaaataa